A segment of the Streptomyces sp. XD-27 genome:
TCGCCCTGGCCGCGTATCTGCGCGGAATCGAGACCTCCCGCGGCCGGTGACGGCTTCTACACTGGGCCCGTGGCGACCACCGACTGGAAGACCGACCTTCGAGAGCGCGGCTACCGCCTGACCCCGCAGCGCCAGCTCGTGCTGGAGGCTGTCGACCACCTTGAGCACGCCACCCCGGACGACATCCTCACCGAGGTACGGCGCACGGCGAGCGGGATCAACATCTCCACCGTCTACCGGACGCTGGAGCTGCTGGAGGAGCTGGGGCTGGTCAGCCACGCCCATCTCGGGCACGGCGCGCCGACCTACCACCTCGCCGACCGGCACCACCACATCCACCTGGTGTGCCGGGACTGCACGGAGGTGATCGAGGCCGACCTGTCGGTGGCCGAGGCGTTCACCGCGAAGCTGCGCGAGGACTTCGGCTTCGACACCGACATGAAGCACTTCGCGATCTTCGGCCGGTGCGCCGGATGCGGTGCGGGCGAGGGTCGGGGCGAGGCCGAGGGAGCGCGGGGCGACTCCCCGGAACGGCGGGGCAACTCCCCTGAGGGCGCGGCCGGGTCGTCGTAGGCTTGGCGCATGAAGAGCCCTTTGCTGTCGCTGCCCGGCGCCGTCCCCGGCGAGGGCCCCGACGAAGGCGTCGCCGCGCACTACGGCGACCTGTTCCGTGAGCAGCGCTCGCTCGCCGACGGGACCGGCCTGGTGGACCTCTCCCACCGCGGCGTGGTCACCGTCAGCGGTGCCGACCGGCTGAGCTGGCTGCACCTGCTGCTCACCCAGCACGTCAGCGAGTTGCCGCCGGGACAGGCCACCGAGGCGCTGATCCTCTCCGCCCACGGCCACATCGAGCACGTCCTCTACCTCGTCGACGACGGCGAGACGACCTGGGCGCACGTGGAGCCGGGCACCCAGGAGGCGCTGATCGCCTATCTGGAGAGCATGAAGTTCTTCTACCGCGTGGAGATAGCCGACGCGACGGAGCGTTACGCGGTCGTGCACCTCCCCGCGGGCAGCATCACCGCCGCCCCGGAGGGCGTGGTGGTCCGCGAGACGGCGTACGGCCGGGACCTGTTCCTGCCGCGCGAGTCGCTGGAGTCCTTCGCCGCGGAGCACGGTCCTGCGGTCGGGGTGCTGGCGTACGAGGCGCTGCGCGTGGAGGCGCACCGGCCGCGGCTGGGGCTGGAGACCGACCATCGGACGATCCCGCACGAGCTGGGCTGGATCGGCACGGCCGTCCATCTCCAGAAGGGCTGCTACCGCGGCCAGGAGACCGTCGCCCGGGTGCAGAACCTGGGCAAGCCGCCGCGCCGCCTGG
Coding sequences within it:
- a CDS encoding folate-binding protein YgfZ, translating into MKSPLLSLPGAVPGEGPDEGVAAHYGDLFREQRSLADGTGLVDLSHRGVVTVSGADRLSWLHLLLTQHVSELPPGQATEALILSAHGHIEHVLYLVDDGETTWAHVEPGTQEALIAYLESMKFFYRVEIADATERYAVVHLPAGSITAAPEGVVVRETAYGRDLFLPRESLESFAAEHGPAVGVLAYEALRVEAHRPRLGLETDHRTIPHELGWIGTAVHLQKGCYRGQETVARVQNLGKPPRRLVFLHLDGSEVKLPGHGAPVRLARDGEDGRQLGFVTTSARHHELGPIALALVKRNVPVDAELIVDGTAAAQEVVVEP
- a CDS encoding Fur family transcriptional regulator, translating into MATTDWKTDLRERGYRLTPQRQLVLEAVDHLEHATPDDILTEVRRTASGINISTVYRTLELLEELGLVSHAHLGHGAPTYHLADRHHHIHLVCRDCTEVIEADLSVAEAFTAKLREDFGFDTDMKHFAIFGRCAGCGAGEGRGEAEGARGDSPERRGNSPEGAAGSS